One segment of Anser cygnoides isolate HZ-2024a breed goose chromosome 5, Taihu_goose_T2T_genome, whole genome shotgun sequence DNA contains the following:
- the LOC136791022 gene encoding E3 ubiquitin-protein ligase Topors-like isoform X1, translated as MPERCQSERRRGWGLHVASHARGSVMSPSRQCDVTSRGSVTAQPSPLCPGAGRARPSLARACTPAQRVCEAWRAERGFGWVVLWGRRQLLWLVASLQRPAAMDGSSGWACALCRHGQDDVAYLMPCLHQLCLGCVLRWAKEKPSCPLCEGRLQSIKYSVRSADDYLECPIPELAEQLGDGQQDEQGAAGLVLRTPEHSFPPQLWAAFFQEQLADARPLLAWLQEELRRIYGSQWWDVAVVQGIVLASLCIFGLDQQALVRQLQPSLHSHTVPFVALLVTVAAELYRTGVHWQRERRDARAAGGKEDSPAATPVTAEEEGSHHRRGRDRQRQQGRLPGAADPAPTSLAGAGTTRLGGPGAP; from the exons ATGCCAGAGCGGTGCCAGAGTGAGCgccgcaggggctgggggctccatGTGGCGTCACACGCGCGAGGCAGCGTGATGTCACCGAGCAGGCAGTGTGATGTCACCTCACGAGGCAGTGTGACTGCGCAGCCCTCCCCGTTATGTCCAGGTGCCGGCAGGGCCCGGCCCAGCTTGGCTCGTGCCTGCACTCCTGCCCAGCGTGTCTGTGAGGCTTGGAGGGCTGAGCGGGGATTCGGTTGGGTCGTGCTGTGGGGCCGCCGGCAGCTGCTCTGG TTGGTGGCATCTTTGCAGCGCCCTGCCGCCATGGACGGGTCGTCGGGCTGGGCCTGCGCGCTCTGTCGTCACGGCCAGGATGACGTGGCCTACCTGATGCCCTGCCTCCACCAGCTTTGCTTGGGCTGTGTGCTGCGGTGGGCCAAGGAGAAGCCGAGTTGCCCCCTGTGCGAGGGCAGGCTCCAGTCCATCAAGTACTCGGTGCGGTCGGCTGACGACTACCTGGAGTGTCCCATCCCAGagcttgcagagcagctgggggaCGGCCAGCAGGAcgagcagggggctgcggggctggtgcTCAGGACTCCTGAGCACAGCTTCCCAccccagctctgggcagccttctTCCAGGAGCAGCTGGCTGACGCCAGGCCCCTGCTGGCGTGGCTGCAAGAGGAGCTGCGGAGGATCTACGGCAGCCAGTGGTGGGACGTGGCTGTGGTGCAGGGAATCGTCCTCGCCTCCCTGTGCATCTTCGGGCTGGACCAGCAGGCCCTGGTGCGGCAGCTGCAGCCTTCCCTCCACAGCCACACGGTGCCCTTCGTGGCACTGCTCGTCACCGTCGCTGCAGAGCTGTACAGAACTGGGGTGCACTGGCAGCGGGAGCGCCGGGATGCCCGTGCTGCCGGGGGGAAGGAGGACAGCCCTGCGGCCACCCCTGTCACcgcagaggaggaagggagccACCACAGGAGGGGCCGGGACAGGCAGCGGCAGCAGGGCCGTCTTCCCGGGGCAGCAGACCCAGCCCCTACGTCCCTGGCCGGGGCAGGGACCACTCGCCTGGGGGGCCCCGGTGCCCCTTGA
- the LOC136791022 gene encoding E3 ubiquitin-protein ligase Topors-like isoform X2: MDGSSGWACALCRHGQDDVAYLMPCLHQLCLGCVLRWAKEKPSCPLCEGRLQSIKYSVRSADDYLECPIPELAEQLGDGQQDEQGAAGLVLRTPEHSFPPQLWAAFFQEQLADARPLLAWLQEELRRIYGSQWWDVAVVQGIVLASLCIFGLDQQALVRQLQPSLHSHTVPFVALLVTVAAELYRTGVHWQRERRDARAAGGKEDSPAATPVTAEEEGSHHRRGRDRQRQQGRLPGAADPAPTSLAGAGTTRLGGPGAP; the protein is encoded by the coding sequence ATGGACGGGTCGTCGGGCTGGGCCTGCGCGCTCTGTCGTCACGGCCAGGATGACGTGGCCTACCTGATGCCCTGCCTCCACCAGCTTTGCTTGGGCTGTGTGCTGCGGTGGGCCAAGGAGAAGCCGAGTTGCCCCCTGTGCGAGGGCAGGCTCCAGTCCATCAAGTACTCGGTGCGGTCGGCTGACGACTACCTGGAGTGTCCCATCCCAGagcttgcagagcagctgggggaCGGCCAGCAGGAcgagcagggggctgcggggctggtgcTCAGGACTCCTGAGCACAGCTTCCCAccccagctctgggcagccttctTCCAGGAGCAGCTGGCTGACGCCAGGCCCCTGCTGGCGTGGCTGCAAGAGGAGCTGCGGAGGATCTACGGCAGCCAGTGGTGGGACGTGGCTGTGGTGCAGGGAATCGTCCTCGCCTCCCTGTGCATCTTCGGGCTGGACCAGCAGGCCCTGGTGCGGCAGCTGCAGCCTTCCCTCCACAGCCACACGGTGCCCTTCGTGGCACTGCTCGTCACCGTCGCTGCAGAGCTGTACAGAACTGGGGTGCACTGGCAGCGGGAGCGCCGGGATGCCCGTGCTGCCGGGGGGAAGGAGGACAGCCCTGCGGCCACCCCTGTCACcgcagaggaggaagggagccACCACAGGAGGGGCCGGGACAGGCAGCGGCAGCAGGGCCGTCTTCCCGGGGCAGCAGACCCAGCCCCTACGTCCCTGGCCGGGGCAGGGACCACTCGCCTGGGGGGCCCCGGTGCCCCTTGA